GCCAGCGTCGCGCCGTACACGTCGAACGCGTTGGACTCGGCGCCCGTCAGCGTGCCGGACGTCGCCTGCAGCGAGTAGTCCTCACCGAGCCGGTCCACCGTCAGGCCCGCGAAGCTCGCCACGCCGCCCCGCGCCGCCACCGTCAGCGTGCCACCGAGCACCGCGCCGGACGCATTGCCCAGCGCCAGTGTGACTTCGCTCGTCGACGTGGCCGTGTTGCCGAACGCGTCCACCAGCCGCACCGCCACCTCGTTCAGCGGCAGGCCGCTGGGGGTGGAGCGCGGCTGCGTCTGGAACGCCACGCGCGTGGCCTCGGCGCCCACGACGGTGAAGGGGTTGCTCGTCACCGGCGTCATGCCCGTGAGGCTCGCCTTCAGCGTGTAGCCCGCCGCGGCCTTCTGCAGCACCAGGTCCGCGAAGGTCGCCACGCCGCCCGTCACCGCCGCCGTCAGCGTGCCCCGCAGCGTGTCCCCGCCCGGGTTGGCCGCCAGCGCCAGCGTCACGTTGCCGCTGCCGTTGCCCGTCGCGTTGCCGAAGCGGTCCGTCACCGCCACCTGCACCGCCGGCCCCAGCGCCGAGCCCGCCTGCGCCTGCTCCGGCACCTGCCGGAAGGCAATCGCCGCGGGCGCCGCCGGCGTCACGTTGACGGGCCGCGAGTAGCCGAGGATGAACGGGCTGGTGCAGACGAACACGAACTGCGTCGCCCCCGCCTTGTCCAGGGCCAGCCCCGTGAAGGTGGCCACGCCATTCACCGGCGTCGCCTGGCGCGTGCCCGCCACCACCGAGGCGCCATTCGGGTTCTCATCGTAGTCGACGCCCGCCCGGACGATGGCCGAGAACGTCGGCACCCGGTTCTCGAACGCATCCCGCGCCTCCACGACAATCGTGCCCGTGGACTCGCCGGCCACCACCGTCTCCACCGGCTGCGTCGTCACCGTGAAGTGGTGGATCGCCGCGTTCGCGACGTTGAACGCGGCGCTGGCCACCACCGGCAGCGTGCCGGAGACGGCCTCCACCGTGTAGCCCGTGCCCGCCCGCTGCACCGTCAGGCCGGGGAACTCCGCCAGGCCGTTCACCGCGGTGGCCGACGCGGTGCCCACCAGCGAGGCGCCCGCCGGGTTGCTGGCCAGCCGCAGCGTCACCGTGGCCCGCGAGGCCGTGCGGTTGCCGCTCGCATCGCGGAGCTCCACCGCCACCACCGGGGTGAACGCGACGCCCGCCGTGATGTTGCCCGGCGCCGCCACGAAGGCCAGGGCCACCGCGGCCGGGGCCACGTTGAAGGCGTTGCTCGCCGCCGACGTCACCGTGCCGAAGGACGCGGACAGCGTGAAGCCCGTGCCCCCCGCGCTCACCGACACGCCAGGGAAGGTGGCCTCACCGTTGACGAGCGCCACCTGCGTCGCTCCGGTCAGCGTGGCCGTGCCGGGGTTGTTCCCCAGCGCCAGGCTCACGTTGCCCGTGGCCGTCGTGACGCGGTTGCCGAACGCGTCGTTCACCGCGACCCGCACCACCGGGGTGATGGGCTCACCCGCGGCGATGTTCGTCGGCTGCTCGAGGAAGACCACCGCGGCCGGCGTCCCGTGCGCCACGTTGAACGCGCCGCTCGTCACCGTGTCCAGCCCGTCGGACGAGGCCGCCAGCGTGTAGCCCGTGCCCACCGCGTCCACCGTCAGGTCGCTGAACGTCGCCAGGCCCGCCACCGCGGCCACGGACAGCGTGCCGCCCAGCGTCGCCTGGCCCGGGTTGGCCGCGAGCGCCACCGTCACCGTCGCGGTGGAGCCCGGCCGGTTGCCGTACGCGTCCAGCAGCTCCACCTGCACCGCCGGGGTGATGGCCGAGTGCACCGTGGCCGCGCCGGGCGCCACGACGTACGCCAGCCGCGCCGCCGCCGCCGCCGTAATCGCGAAGGAGGTGGAGTCCACCGTCGTCAGCGTGCCGAAGCCGGCGCGCAGCGTGTAGCCCGTGCCCGCCTTCTCGACGCTCAGCGTGTTGAACGTCGCCACGCCGTTGACCACCGCCACCGAGCCCGTGCCCTTGAGTACGGCGCCGTTGGCGGCCACCAGCTCCACGGACACGTTGCCCGTGGCCCGCTTCGCCACCTTGCCGCGTGCGTCCAGCACGGACACCGTCACCGGCGTCAGGGTGGCGCCCGCCACCGTGGACGCCGCCGGCTGCGCGGTGAAGCTGAGGCTCGTCGGCACGCCGGGGCGCACCTTGAACGCGGCGGACCGCGCCTCCGTCAGCCCCTCA
This DNA window, taken from Pyxidicoccus xibeiensis, encodes the following:
- a CDS encoding beta strand repeat-containing protein, with the protein product MTQRIAVGLTLLAALFLTACGEDPPPKPTEATLAFRAQPQSVRAGERLGTVEVAFVDASGAVLTERGGSVQLTLEGAPAGTQLGGTTRAQLTSGVARFTDLTVTASATGMKLRASLNTYAATSEAFAVRAAPASRLALTSGPTDVDVGGTLPPLTVALQDAYGNTPEEAVAVKVSLAGGNPAATLSGNTTAQTVNGTATFTELAVDEDGDDYVLVFSGEGLTEARSAAFKVRPGVPTSLSFTAQPAASTVAGATLTPVTVSVLDARGKVAKRATGNVSVELVAANGAVLKGTGSVAVVNGVATFNTLSVEKAGTGYTLRAGFGTLTTVDSTSFAITAAAAARLAYVVAPGAATVHSAITPAVQVELLDAYGNRPGSTATVTVALAANPGQATLGGTLSVAAVAGLATFSDLTVDAVGTGYTLAASSDGLDTVTSGAFNVAHGTPAAVVFLEQPTNIAAGEPITPVVRVAVNDAFGNRVTTATGNVSLALGNNPGTATLTGATQVALVNGEATFPGVSVSAGGTGFTLSASFGTVTSAASNAFNVAPAAVALAFVAAPGNITAGVAFTPVVAVELRDASGNRTASRATVTLRLASNPAGASLVGTASATAVNGLAEFPGLTVQRAGTGYTVEAVSGTLPVVASAAFNVANAAIHHFTVTTQPVETVVAGESTGTIVVEARDAFENRVPTFSAIVRAGVDYDENPNGASVVAGTRQATPVNGVATFTGLALDKAGATQFVFVCTSPFILGYSRPVNVTPAAPAAIAFRQVPEQAQAGSALGPAVQVAVTDRFGNATGNGSGNVTLALAANPGGDTLRGTLTAAVTGGVATFADLVLQKAAAGYTLKASLTGMTPVTSNPFTVVGAEATRVAFQTQPRSTPSGLPLNEVAVRLVDAFGNTATSTSEVTLALGNASGAVLGGTLTVAARGGVASFAGLTVDRLGEDYSLQATSGTLTGAESNAFDVYGATLAYTDPTTGRIRVLRNAASTDTRVVLDVVAAEELTGYGVGFNLPVDASKVRLAAQNAITAGAILSTGSSVPAVAVALPTAGPMAGVLTSGISQKAAGSGAVQTDTVITAGSVLYQLVLELAPGAEPGVVFDGANAGSGFKGLLRNKLGDDVVGSSGFTVGRLEIASDAALQKTAAR